From the genome of Acidobacteriota bacterium:
TGAATTCATCGCCGAGCTGGCCTTCGAATCCCTGTCCGGCGAACTCAAAGCGAAGGGCGTCCGATCCAAAATCCGCAAGGAGAAAGGCCGATCCATCGGCCTGGAGATTCGGGTTCCCGGACCCAGGCCCGGAAATTTCGAATACCGCCTGATTCTTCCCCGAAACTCGGTGGACCTCAAAATGACGCTTCGGACGCGGGGCCGATGGGCGGACAAGCCTGAAGCCCAAGAGACCGCCGAGCCGTTCATGGAAGGCGAGGACTCGGCCATCGTTCTCAAAACGGCCAAGGAAACCATCATCCTCGACGTCATCGAGCGATATCGGAATTTTGTCTACGCCGGCCTGACCTCGCCGGATTAAACAAAGCCGCAATGAACGTTCGGTCAGAACAGGAGACATAACATGATCAAGATACCCTTTTCCGTGTTGAGGGGCATTTGCCAGATGCCCGCCTACGCCGCCTCCGACAAGGGCTTTTTCGAGGAGGAAGGTCTGGATGTCCGTCTGAACGTCGAACCGACGGCCTGGATGGTGCCGCGCCGCCTGGCCGCCGGGGAAATCCACTTCGCCGTGATGCCCTGGACCCGGGTTGCGGCCGAACCCGACCGGGACAGGACGATGGTTCTCGTCGCCGGAGCCGGGATCGAAGAAGCGGCCATCGTCGTCAGGAAGGGCGTCGCCCTTTCCGATGTCCGAAAAGTCGCCGTGCCCCGCCGTGGCGGCATCAAGGATCTGACCGCCATGGGCCTGATGGAGAGCTTGGGCTGGGCGGACATCGAATGCCTCCGGATGCCCTCCGGCGACGGCGCCATCCTGTCGCTTGTCGGCGGCGGCGTCGACGCCGCCTCCATGGTCGAGCCCTACGCCACGATGTTGGAGAGGCTGGGAATCGGAACCATCGTCAAGAGGACGGGCGATGTCTGGCCGGGAGCGCCGGGGTGTTCGCTGACGACGACGGCCGGACTTATCCAATCCGAGCCCGGACTTGTCGAAAAAGTCGTCCGGGCCTACGTTCGGGGCGCCTCCTTCGTCCTTGAAAACCCCGGCGAGTCGTCCGAAATCGCCGAGCGATACACGGGCATCGGATCCGGCCACATCCGGGCCGCACTCGAAGCCAATCGTCCCGATGTCGACGCCCTGCGGAATTCCGCGGCCATGA
Proteins encoded in this window:
- a CDS encoding ABC transporter substrate-binding protein, which encodes MIKIPFSVLRGICQMPAYAASDKGFFEEEGLDVRLNVEPTAWMVPRRLAAGEIHFAVMPWTRVAAEPDRDRTMVLVAGAGIEEAAIVVRKGVALSDVRKVAVPRRGGIKDLTAMGLMESLGWADIECLRMPSGDGAILSLVGGGVDAASMVEPYATMLERLGIGTIVKRTGDVWPGAPGCSLTTTAGLIQSEPGLVEKVVRAYVRGASFVLENPGESSEIAERYTGIGSGHIRAALEANRPDVDALRNSAAMTDILGLMRKLGYIADFPVRHLDLSFLDRAQKGSHA